The DNA region ATTCTTTTTATTCATTGTTTAATTATTTTAGGCTAAACTCATTCAAAAATTCATAAGGAGATAAAATGAGTCTGTATGATAGGAACTACGCAAAACAAAATCAAGAAGAACTTGCGTACTCTCAAAGCTCACTAAGCACTTTTATAAAACAAACTTATCAACTTTTTGCAGCATCACTACTTTCAGCAACAGCTGGCGCCTATGTAGGCATTAGCATCGCTGGTGTTTTTGCGGCAAATAGATTTTTGTTTTGGGGACTTGTTATAGTCGAGTTTGCACTACTTTTTGGCTTAATGGCAGCTAAACGCAAAGAGGGATTAAATTTAATACTTCTATTTGCGTTTACTTTTATAAGTGGTCTTACGCTAACTCCGCTACTTTCAGCGATCTTGGCTATGCCAAGCGGAGCTGGTATCGTAGCTCAAGCATTTGGACTAACAACAGTTGCTTTTGGTGCGTTAAGCGTCTTTGCAATGAATACAAAACGTGACTTTACAACAATGGGTAAAATGTTGTTCATAACCTTAATTGTTATCGTTGCAGCAGCTATTATCAATATTTTCGTTAAAAGTACAATGTTTCAACTTGTAATCGCAAGTATTTCATCGATCTTATTTAGCGCATATATACTTTTTGATACGCAAAATATTATCCGTGGAAACTATGAAACACCAGTTGAAGGAGCAGTTGCTTTGTATCTTGATTTTGTAAATCTATTTACATCATTACTACAAATTTTAGGAATTTTTAATAGAAATGACTGAAGATGAGCGCATCTACCGAGTAATAGATGCGAATCTAAATAGGCTAAAAGAGGGGCTTCGCGTCATTGAAGATATAAAAAGATATGTCTTTGATGACGCTAAGCTCGCCTACAAAATAAAATCCCTCCGCCACAAGGCAAAGATCCCGCAAAAAGAATTTTTAAAATTTAGAAATTCTCAAAACGACGTTTTAAAAACTAGCATAAAAAGCGAGCAAGAAAGATCAAATTTAGACGAGATAATAACTGCAAATTTCAAGCGGGCTCAGGAAAGTGCTCGCGTGCTTGAAGAGTGCTTTAAGCTCATAAATTTAGAACAAGCCGAGCTTTTTAAAGGCATAAGATATGAGCTTTATGAGCTTGAAAAAGAACTTTAACTAAAAATTTAAATCTTTTCTTGTATAATCTCAAACAATTATTTTTAAAAATTTAAAGGAAATTTCGTGAGTTTAATATTTTTGATCTTACAGTTTGCTCTAGCTGTCATCATAACTATCGCTGTTTTACTTCAAAAAAGCTCATCTATCGGACTTGGGGCATATAGCGGAAGTAACGAGAGTCTTTTTGGAGCAAAAGGACCAGCTGGATTTTTAGCTAAATTTACTTTTATCGTAGGTATTTTATTTATCTTAAATACACTTGCACTTGGATACTTCTACAATAAAGATCTAAAACGCTCTATCGTTGATAGCGTCGATAGTAAATCTCTAGTCATACCAAAGTCAAACGACGTACCATCAGCTCCTAGTGCACCACAGACTCCAGCAAAATAACAATGATAAAAACACTTTTAGCGTCATTCTTGACGCTAACATTTGCTTTAGCAGACGCTCATATTTTAGTCTATCATCGCTTTGACGATCCAAGACATACAAGCACTGATATTTCTATTAAAAATTTAAGAGAGCAGTTTGAATATTTCAAAAATAATGGTTATGAAGTCGTTAAACTCTCAAAGCTAGTCGATGCTGTAAATGCTGGCGAAAAAATACCTGATAACTGGATCGTCATCACTGTAGATGATGGTTATAAAAGTTTCTATGACAAGGCCCTTAGTGTATTTAAAGAGTATAACTATCCATTTGCACTAATGCTTTATGTGGAAGCCAGTGCAAATAAATATGGCGATTATTTGGATTTTGATCAGATTAAAGAACTTGAGGCTTATGGCGAGATTGGGTACCACTCATACGCGCACCCAAGGATGACGAAGCTTAGCAATGAGGCATTAAGAGAGGATTTTCAAAAGGGTGTAGAGACCTTTGAAAAACATATGGGCTATAAGCCAAAATATTTCGCAGTGCCGTACGGTGAGATCGATAACAGAGTTGTCTCTTTGGCAAAAGAATTTGGCTTTTTAGCGCTTTTAAATCAAAACTCAGGCGCAGTTTCAGACAAAAGCGACGTTTACGATCTTTACAGAACACCAGTAATGAACGGTACAAAAATAGCACTAACTTTTAATAGTAAATTTCTAAATGCCCAGTGGATATTTCCGGATAGCTATCCACAAAATAATGCAATAGATAAACTCATTATAAAAACTGATACAAACGCCAGTGAAGGTAGTTTTTTTATGACTGGCTTTAATGGCTTTAAAAAGGTACCCATGACAAATGGGGTTTTTGAGTGTAAATTTAACCCACCGCTTGATAAACGCAAAGTTTTAATATCACTAAAAGTAGATCATCAACGAAGTACAAAACTTCTAATAAAGGACATCAATGCTAAATAAAATTTACGAAACACAAAAAGAGGGTTGCGAGAAGGCAATAGCTTCATTAAAACGCGACTTTACAACGCTTAGAACGGGCAAGGTAAACATTAATATCGTAGATCATGTAATGGTTGATTATTACGGCTCGCCAACTCCGCTCAACCAAGTAGCTACTGTGCTTACAAGCGACGCTTCAACTATCGCCATCACACCTTGGGAAAAGAGCATGATAAAAGCGATCTCTTCAGCTATCCAGGCAGCAAATATCGGCGTCAATCCAAATAGTGATGGTGAGAGTGTCAAGCTATTTTTTCCACCTATGACCGTCGAGCAACGCCAAGAAAATGCAAAACATGCAAAATCAATGGGAGAAAAAGCCAAAGTTAGTATAAGAAACGTAAGAAAAGATGCAAATGATGAAGTTAAAAAGCTTGAAAAAGACAAAGCCATAACTGAGGACGAGAGCAAAAAGGGGCAGGATGAGGTTCAAAAGATAACTGATACCTACACTGCAAAAATCGATACTCTTGTAAAAGAGAAAGAGGCTGAGCTTTTAAAAATCTAAAATTTTTAGAAATTTTCCTTATCTAGCTACTCTTATGTGGCTAGATATTCTCTCAAAATAATATTTCAAAAAAATATTTATCAGCAAGTAATTTAATTTTTTGTCTGTTGTGTTTTTACCTATTAAATATAAAAAACCTAACTACATAAAATATAGCCATCACTTTGTCTTTAAACTATTTTCATGGATTGCTTTAATTTAAATTTTTATTTTGGATTCGTCTTAAATTCTTTATTCAATATTATTAATTTTACAAATATTATTTTGAGAATTTGAGATAGCTAAAAATAAAATATAAAAACTCTTAAACTTTCCATTATCTTACAGTATCTTACTTTGAATAAGTAATTTTATACTATTTTTAGTTTTAGTAAATTTTAGACTAAATTTTTATAAAAATTTTCTTATAGCCATTATGAATAATAAATCTAGGTAATGCTTTATAAAATATACAAGGAATTAGATGGATGGCCGGGAGATAGGGATTCGAACCCCAGGAGGCTTTCACACCTCAACGGTTTTCAAGACCGCCGCTTTCGACCGCTCAGCCATCTCCCGAATTAAGATTTGTGATTATAACCAACTTTGCTTAAAATTTACTATAATCTCTAAAATTTACTCTGTTTTTTCTTTAATATATGTAGCTCCATCATTTATCTTTTCTTTGGTCCATTCTTTAGCATTATGGGTATCTTCTTTTACACCATGCCAAGTATTTGAACAACCAGCCATAAAAAATGCTATAAACACTGCTAAAAGTAAATTTCTCACTGTTATTCCTTCGAGTAGTTATTTTTGAAGTTTGGAGGCGACACCCGGATTCGAACCGGGGATCAAAGCTTTGCAGGCTCATGCCTTACCACTTGGCCATGTCGCCATATCGTGGTGCCCGAGACCGGACTTGAACCGGTACGGTAAAAACTACCGAGGGATTTTAAGTCCCTTGCGTCTACCATTCCGCCACTCGGGCTAAGTTAATGGAGCGGGAAACGAGATTCGAACTCGCGACCCCAACCTTGGCAAGGTTGTGCTCTACCCCTGAGCTATTCCCGCGTTAAAAGTTGCAATGTTATCCAAAAATTGCTTAAAAATTTATTTTGCAAAATGTAAATTTCAAAATATTGTAAGGCATAAAAAGATAAAATACCAAATCTTTTTTGGGGTTATAGCTCAGCTGGGAGAGCGCTTGAATGGCATTCAAGAGGTCGGCGGTTCGATCCCGCTTAACTCCACCAGTGATTTACTGCCTCTTTTGTTTAATATATTTTCACTACTTTTTACTAAAATTTATGCCACATATATGTAAAAATTCAGATTTCTTTCGCTAAATTACAAATTATGGAAAATTTAAAACAATATGTTGATGAAATTTTAAAAAGTCATAGTGACGGCAACGATCGCGTCTTTAGCTTTGAATTTGATGAACAAAAATTTTGGTTAAAACGTATTGAAAAAAACATTGAAGGTGGCTTTTTAACTAAAATTTTCAAGCCAAATCCTTATAAATCATTTGCCAACGAGATAAAAAAACTTGAAATTTTAAACGAAGCCAAAGCTCCTGCCCCAAAACTCATTCTAAAAAGTACTGAGTTTTTCGTGATAGAAGATGTCGGTGAACCGATTTCTCGGCTTTTTAAGTATAGCAACGATGAAAAATTTAAACATGAAATTCTACTAAAAGCGGCCCACGCGCTAGCTGGACTTCACGCATTAAATTTTGCGCACGGACGCCCGGCTCTTAGGGACATTGCCATAAAAAATGATGAGATAAAATTTTTAGACTTTGAGTCAAAATTTTTTAGCCATGACCTAGAGCTTCAACAGTGTCGCGATCTGCTTGTTTTTATAGATGAGTTATTTCGTTTTAAAATTTCAGACGAGTTTGCAAGTGAAGTC from Campylobacter concisus includes:
- a CDS encoding Bax inhibitor-1/YccA family protein — translated: MSLYDRNYAKQNQEELAYSQSSLSTFIKQTYQLFAASLLSATAGAYVGISIAGVFAANRFLFWGLVIVEFALLFGLMAAKRKEGLNLILLFAFTFISGLTLTPLLSAILAMPSGAGIVAQAFGLTTVAFGALSVFAMNTKRDFTTMGKMLFITLIVIVAAAIINIFVKSTMFQLVIASISSILFSAYILFDTQNIIRGNYETPVEGAVALYLDFVNLFTSLLQILGIFNRND
- a CDS encoding thiamine-phosphate pyrophosphorylase; translation: MTEDERIYRVIDANLNRLKEGLRVIEDIKRYVFDDAKLAYKIKSLRHKAKIPQKEFLKFRNSQNDVLKTSIKSEQERSNLDEIITANFKRAQESARVLEECFKLINLEQAELFKGIRYELYELEKEL
- the secG gene encoding preprotein translocase subunit SecG, which translates into the protein MSLIFLILQFALAVIITIAVLLQKSSSIGLGAYSGSNESLFGAKGPAGFLAKFTFIVGILFILNTLALGYFYNKDLKRSIVDSVDSKSLVIPKSNDVPSAPSAPQTPAK
- a CDS encoding polysaccharide deacetylase family protein, translated to MIKTLLASFLTLTFALADAHILVYHRFDDPRHTSTDISIKNLREQFEYFKNNGYEVVKLSKLVDAVNAGEKIPDNWIVITVDDGYKSFYDKALSVFKEYNYPFALMLYVEASANKYGDYLDFDQIKELEAYGEIGYHSYAHPRMTKLSNEALREDFQKGVETFEKHMGYKPKYFAVPYGEIDNRVVSLAKEFGFLALLNQNSGAVSDKSDVYDLYRTPVMNGTKIALTFNSKFLNAQWIFPDSYPQNNAIDKLIIKTDTNASEGSFFMTGFNGFKKVPMTNGVFECKFNPPLDKRKVLISLKVDHQRSTKLLIKDINAK
- the frr gene encoding ribosome recycling factor translates to MLNKIYETQKEGCEKAIASLKRDFTTLRTGKVNINIVDHVMVDYYGSPTPLNQVATVLTSDASTIAITPWEKSMIKAISSAIQAANIGVNPNSDGESVKLFFPPMTVEQRQENAKHAKSMGEKAKVSIRNVRKDANDEVKKLEKDKAITEDESKKGQDEVQKITDTYTAKIDTLVKEKEAELLKI
- a CDS encoding spore coat protein produces the protein MENLKQYVDEILKSHSDGNDRVFSFEFDEQKFWLKRIEKNIEGGFLTKIFKPNPYKSFANEIKKLEILNEAKAPAPKLILKSTEFFVIEDVGEPISRLFKYSNDEKFKHEILLKAAHALAGLHALNFAHGRPALRDIAIKNDEIKFLDFESKFFSHDLELQQCRDLLVFIDELFRFKISDEFASEVISEYLVAGGAQIYSRSLQLIIKFKPLYYLLKPFKSLNKKDLNAAIRTFEYLLPIAQNK